A genomic region of Bombus pyrosoma isolate SC7728 linkage group LG6, ASM1482585v1, whole genome shotgun sequence contains the following coding sequences:
- the LOC122568776 gene encoding uncharacterized protein LOC122568776: MDIEEREALKTYLLNLRHEIVQLVVASDPKNLNHAQQLAANKEQWLRKSNRVVYRQNQSKNQSNNTSPVFKRSATDLQPRGFNQPSDKKIPPRVYQTADPEETFQESTVPPSENYYQYYCDEKTEEESDISLMPEQE; this comes from the exons ATGGACATCGAAGAACGCGAAGCATTAAAAACGTATCTACTCAATTTACGGCACGAAATAGTACAGTTAGTAGTAGCTAGCGATCCAAAAAACCTGAACCACGCCCAACAATTAGCAGCCAACAAAGAACAATGGTTACGAAAATCAAATCGTGTTGTTTACCGTCAGAATCAGTCAAAGAATCAATCTAATAACACTTCGCCCGTATTTAAACGAAGTGCTACAGATCTACAACCACGAGGTTTTAACCAACCGTCAGATA AAAAAATCCCACCGCGAGTATACCAAACAGCAGATCCAGAGGAGACATTCCAAGAGTCAACTGTACCACCAtcggaaaattattatcaatactATTGCGACGAAAAGACGGAAGAAGAGTCAGATATCTCATTGATGCCGGAGCAGGAATAA